In Capsicum annuum cultivar UCD-10X-F1 chromosome 7, UCD10Xv1.1, whole genome shotgun sequence, one genomic interval encodes:
- the LOC107876748 gene encoding uncharacterized protein LOC107876748, producing the protein MNSEISFLTPPVFNGENYQAWTIRMMVHLEALDLWEAVQEDYEVTPLGDNPTSAEIWEYLEKKYQGNERVQNMQVMNMIREFEMKRIKQSKTIKDYADQLLDLANKVRLFAKDFTDKRIVQKILVTLPEKYEAIISSLENSKDLSSITLAELLNVLQALE; encoded by the exons ATGAATTCTGAAATAAGCTTTCTAACTCCACCTGTCTTCAATGGTGAGAATTATCAAGCTTGGACAATTAGAATGATGGTTCATCTTGAAGCACTGGATCTATGGGAAGCAGTACAAGAGGACTATGAAGTAACTCCTCTTGGAGATAATCCAACA TCCGCTGAAATTTGGGAGTATCTTGAAAAGAAATACCAAGGAAACGAAAGAGTTCAAAATATGCAAGTGATGAATATGATTCGGGAATTCGAAATGAAGagaataaaacaatcaaaaaccaTAAAAGATTATGCAGATCAACTGCTTGACTTAGCCAACAAGGTGAGATTGTTTGCTAAGGATTTTACTGATAAAAGAATTGTTCAAAAAATTCTTGTCACACTTCCTGAGAAATATGAAGCAATAATTTCTTCTTTAGAGAATTCTAAGGATCTGTCAAGTATTACCTTGGCAGAACTTCTTAATGTTTTGCAGGCATTGGAGTAA
- the LOC124885854 gene encoding uncharacterized protein LOC124885854: MAKKYRKEDFEYLMSKVDKINHRMKDYLYDAGYEKWSRVRAPINRGRMMTSNIAECINGYLVDAHKLSILIFLEEVRKLFEAWNCKNREIASYTEITLGRRFDEILISNGVKTSRITVKPASEYHYSVYESGRIYVVDFDANKCNCCRFQIDEIPCSHAIAVLKSKHVTKFCLWCFDYYKPATLVKTYKAPVVPMPDKKDWHVPKCVEEEEVLPPKYKRPTHRPKKGRCKKASEKLSSSTNCCGKYGRKGHNRRTYNFFPKEN, from the exons ATGGCCAAAAAGTATAGAAAGGAAGATTTTGAATACCTTATGTCGAAGGTTGATAAAATTAATCATCGGATGAAAGATTATTTATATGATGCAGGATATGAGAAGTGGTCAAGAGTTCGTGCTCCTATAAATAGGGGGCGGATGATGACATCTAACATTGCAGAATGTATAAATGGTTATTTAGTGGATGCACATAAATtatcgattttaatttttttggaagaAGTCAGAAAATTATTTGAAGCATGGAACtgtaaaaatagagaaattgCTTCATATACAGAAATAACTTTAGGGAGAAGGTTTGACGAAATCCTCATATCTAATGGAGTTAAAACATCTAGAATAACG GTCAAGCCTGCATCAGAGTATCATTATTCAGTTTATGAATCTGGGAGAATATACGTTGTGGACTTTGATGCTAACAAATGCAACTGCTGTAGATTTCAGATTGATGAAATTCCATGTTCGCATGCAATTGCAGTGTTGAAGAGTAAACATGTTACGAAGTTTTGTCTGTGGTGCTTTGATTACTATAAGCCTGCGACATTGGTGAAGACATATAAAGCTCCAGTAGTACCTATGCCGGATAAGAAGGATTGGCATGTGCCTAAATGTGTTGAGGAGGAAGAAGTCTTACCACCCAAATACAAAAGACCAACTCATAGGCCGAAAAAGGGTAGGTGTAAGAAAGCAAGTGAAAAACTATCCTCCAGTACAAACTGTTGTGGTAAATATGGTCGAAAAGGTCACAATAGACGTACTTACAACTTCTTTCCAAAGGAGAATTGA
- the LOC107876749 gene encoding uncharacterized protein LOC107876749, translating to MENFDNDQDALRMIILFFIHTFLLSETDDAAVSYIEFNMVEDGRYKQYPWEKIAFNKLMNSLRQDFFVEKPLYRLGGMPHVLNIWMYECCSEVDKDISCRIDNRIPRICYWFVVETKPKFRKFMNGMFSKYLYTNISPTVDELKGLQLSNHDGMDLKDSVNSTLSSTSCRQTIKVDQKAKMTAGQSPSLIYHWHHLQKRRKTDAKQKESVTDQEKIKGQPSVEEVNQSPSGTSNTIIDPIIEEAPHKPSLKNFGERTLPAEQNPPVVESGRESTQKINVSGETYHEQVLMKVDMNTIESLVKKYVVIEIDSSNKDVEKKDTHGDDLKTPKEHPKDVPEKENEMEVKNIAFQHSVDNTIAEFFSPVSAIQSEELLQKENLPDLILPTNNIEDRNELQESTNDSSIDVSQESIDNIITGISTSVVAMKMKSVSPTKINDNECQIHDTQFQSILPEAEMGKQHTIKTRTPRNRK from the exons ATGGAAAATTTTGACAATGACCAGGATGCATTGCGGATgatcatattatttttcattcatacgtTTTTGTTATCTGAAACTGATGATGCAGCTGTTAGTTATATAGAATTCAATATGGTAGAGGATGGTCGATATAAACAATATCCGTGGGAAAAGATTGCTTTCAACAAGTTGATGAACTCGTTGAGACAGGACTTTTTCGTTGAAAAGCCGCTTTATCGGTTAGGAGGAATGCCACATGTTCTCAACATCTGGATGTATGAATGTTGTTCTGAAGTAGATAAAGACATTTCTTGTCGTATTGATAATCGTATCCCAAGGATATGTTATTGGTTTGTTGTTGAAACAAAGCCTAAATTCAGAAAGTTCATGAATGGAATGTTTAGCAAG TATTTGTATACCAACATAAGTCCTACAGTTGATGAGCTAAAAGGTCTTCAACTGTCAAATCATGATGGAATGGATTTGAAAGATTCTGTTAATTCAACTTTGTCATCCACATCTTGTAGACAGACGATAAAAGTTGATCAGAAAGCTAAAATGACAGCTG GTCAAAGTCCAAGTCTGATATATCATTGGCACCACcttcaaaaaagaagaaagacaGACGCTAAGCAAAAAGAATCGGTGACagatcaagaaaagattaaaggTCAACCCTCTGTTGAAGAAGTCAATCAATCACCTTCTGGCACATCAAACACAATTATTGACCCAATCATTGAAGAAGCTCCACATAAACCATCTCTAAAGAATTTCGGCGAACGGACACTACCAGCAGAACAAAACCCACCAGTTGTCGAAAGTGGGCGTGAGTCCACACAGAAAATTAATGTGTCTGGAGAAACATATCATGAGCAAGTTTTGATGAAAGTTGATATGAATACAATTGAATCATTAGTCAAGAAATAT GTTGTGATTGAAATTGATAGTTCAAATAAAGATGTGGAAAAGAAAGATACACATGGTGATGATTTGAAAACTCCGAAAGAACATCCAAAGGATGTTCCAGAAAAG GAAAATGAAATGGAGGTTAAGAATATTGCGTTTCAGCATTCCGTCGATAACACCATAGCTGAATTTTTCTCACCAGTTAGTGCAATACAATCTGAGGAGCTTTTACAGAAAGAAAATCTCCCTGATCTCATTTTACCAACAAACAATATTGAAGATCGAAATGAACTGCAG gAGTCTACCAATGATAGTTCAATTGATGTGTCTCAGGAATCGATAGATAACATTATAACTGGAATTTCCACTTCAGTTGTTGCCATGAAAATGAAGTCTGTTAGTCCCACTAAAATCAACGACAATGAATGTCAAATCCATGATACTCAATTTCAATCAATTCTTCCTGAAGCAGAAATGGGTAAACAACATACCATTAAAACACGTACACCAAGAAATCGGAAGTGA